A genome region from Labilibaculum antarcticum includes the following:
- the xseA gene encoding exodeoxyribonuclease VII large subunit produces the protein MSQKGISLFQLNQQIKNILSETFTSGIWIVAEISELRYNQNGHCYLELVEKDESSDQIIAKAKATIWSYTFRMLKPYFETTTGQPFSSGIKVLVNVSVEFHEIYGFSINIKDIDPTYTLGDMARRRKEIISRLDEEGVLEMNKELAFPEVPKCIAIISSPTAAGLDDFTNQLENNPFAYKFHYKLFPAIMQGNNAEESIIAALDKINENEAIFDVVAIIRGGGSQSDLNCFDSYWLAFNIAQFPLPVISGIGHERDETIVDLVAHTKVKTPTAAAEFLIDCFDKCQEYQNNLREQFLEEVNEILLSSSERLVFLTNKFSPMVGQILERKSSRLSLAKQRLKTAGKNLLADQEHYQQKLNSQFQYSTKRRIENRKTRLDQTTIDLRTKIKRRLEQQKHNISLFEHSVKYLNPENVLKKGYTLSLKAGKIIKNIDQLLPQDIIETRFANGSVESQVQKINKKKENRNTKLNTNG, from the coding sequence CGAAACATTTACTTCGGGCATTTGGATTGTGGCGGAAATTAGTGAACTGCGCTACAATCAGAATGGACATTGCTACCTGGAACTAGTCGAAAAAGATGAAAGCAGCGATCAGATTATTGCGAAAGCAAAAGCAACCATTTGGTCGTATACCTTTCGAATGCTTAAGCCTTACTTCGAAACAACAACAGGTCAGCCTTTTTCATCGGGAATAAAAGTATTGGTAAATGTTAGTGTTGAGTTTCATGAAATTTATGGATTCTCTATAAATATCAAAGACATTGACCCCACCTATACTTTAGGTGATATGGCCAGGCGAAGAAAAGAAATCATATCCCGATTGGATGAAGAAGGTGTGTTGGAAATGAATAAGGAATTGGCATTTCCTGAGGTTCCAAAATGCATCGCCATTATCTCGTCGCCCACGGCAGCAGGATTAGACGACTTCACGAATCAGCTCGAGAACAATCCCTTCGCTTATAAATTCCATTACAAATTATTTCCTGCTATTATGCAGGGAAACAATGCCGAAGAATCGATTATTGCAGCACTCGATAAAATTAACGAGAACGAAGCTATTTTTGATGTTGTTGCAATTATTCGCGGTGGTGGCTCGCAGTCCGATTTAAATTGCTTCGACAGCTATTGGCTGGCTTTTAATATTGCTCAGTTTCCGCTACCGGTAATTTCGGGTATTGGACACGAAAGAGATGAAACAATTGTTGATTTGGTAGCACACACTAAAGTAAAGACACCAACGGCTGCTGCGGAATTCTTAATTGATTGTTTCGACAAGTGCCAAGAATATCAGAATAATTTAAGAGAACAATTTTTAGAAGAGGTGAATGAAATTCTATTATCCTCATCGGAACGACTCGTATTTTTAACGAACAAATTCTCGCCCATGGTGGGTCAAATACTGGAACGGAAATCGAGTCGCTTGAGCTTAGCCAAGCAGAGATTAAAAACTGCAGGCAAAAATTTACTGGCCGATCAGGAACATTATCAGCAAAAGCTAAATTCACAGTTTCAGTATTCAACCAAGAGAAGAATTGAAAACCGAAAGACTCGGCTTGATCAGACTACCATTGACCTGCGAACGAAAATTAAAAGGCGATTAGAGCAACAAAAACACAACATTTCCCTATTTGAGCATTCAGTAAAATACCTCAATCCAGAAAACGTTCTGAAAAAAGGGTATACTTTAAGTTTGAAGGCAGGGAAAATAATAAAAAATATTGATCAGCTATTGCCCCAGGATATTATCGAAACCCGATTTGCAAACGGAAGCGTTGAGAGTCAGGTTCAGAAAATCAATAAAAAAAAGGAAAATCGAAATACTAAATTAAATACCAATGGCTAA
- the xseB gene encoding exodeoxyribonuclease VII small subunit gives MAKKKTSYRDAITEIEETIASIENDELDVDELSEKVKRVSELLVICKEKLHNTEKEVEKILNEMDE, from the coding sequence ATGGCTAAAAAGAAAACAAGCTATCGCGATGCAATTACCGAAATAGAGGAAACCATTGCTTCCATTGAAAATGATGAATTGGATGTGGATGAATTATCTGAAAAGGTAAAAAGGGTTTCTGAACTTCTTGTAATTTGCAAAGAGAAGCTTCACAATACGGAAAAAGAAGTTGAGAAAATTTTAAATGAAATGGATGAATAA